From a region of the Paenibacillus sp. FSL R10-2734 genome:
- a CDS encoding ROK family protein — MASDKRVPSQQMKSEIIRNIRTALLELGRATKAELSQRLQYSFPTISKFLMLMEETGEVTIIGLDESSGGRRAIRYAYNPNYRLGMAIFLEKNETNYTIYNCIGEVIKEGTLPSILEEDVSTLVSLIEGEKKTNPKIHSIAIGVPGAVKHGKIFLIPGYPKYQNLDLKRCIEDQLSIPTIVENDMNAAVIGYMTQRNLKENISLMYLYLGKNGPGAGIAVNGEIVRGKSFFSGEVQFIPQYENRNFIEALTGDQVGSTMQLDHRVDAISRLVATVTSILNPHYIIFCEDELAPAMLNLIADRTATYVPKEHLPELAVSDLKHDYLNGLQSLGLGLLVSQQID; from the coding sequence ATGGCAAGTGATAAACGAGTTCCTTCACAGCAAATGAAATCTGAAATTATACGAAATATTCGAACAGCATTATTAGAATTAGGAAGAGCTACGAAGGCGGAGTTAAGTCAAAGATTACAGTACAGTTTTCCAACGATCAGTAAATTTCTAATGCTGATGGAAGAGACCGGAGAAGTAACGATCATCGGCCTTGATGAGTCAAGTGGTGGAAGAAGGGCAATAAGATACGCCTATAATCCGAATTATCGATTAGGGATGGCTATTTTTTTGGAAAAAAATGAAACGAACTATACCATCTATAATTGCATTGGTGAGGTAATAAAAGAAGGAACCTTGCCCAGTATTCTTGAGGAAGATGTAAGTACACTAGTCTCACTTATTGAAGGTGAAAAAAAGACCAATCCAAAGATTCATTCTATTGCTATTGGTGTTCCAGGTGCAGTGAAACATGGGAAGATATTTCTGATCCCAGGGTATCCGAAATATCAAAATTTAGATTTGAAAAGATGTATAGAAGATCAGCTCTCTATTCCGACAATCGTGGAAAACGATATGAATGCTGCTGTAATCGGCTATATGACGCAAAGAAATTTGAAGGAGAATATTTCTCTGATGTATTTGTATTTAGGGAAAAATGGTCCGGGAGCTGGGATAGCAGTTAATGGTGAAATTGTTCGAGGAAAGAGCTTTTTTTCAGGAGAAGTTCAATTTATACCCCAGTATGAAAATAGAAATTTCATAGAAGCATTAACTGGAGATCAGGTTGGTTCAACTATGCAGTTGGATCATAGAGTGGATGCAATTAGTCGGTTAGTGGCTACAGTTACCTCTATTTTGAATCCGCATTATATTATTTTTTGTGAGGATGAATTAGCTCCAGCTATGCTTAATCTAATCGCTGATCGAACTGCTACATACGTTCCTAAGGAACATCTTCCAGAGTTAGCGGTAAGTGACTTGAAGCATGATTATCTGAATGGATTACAAAGTCTTGGATTAGGTTTATTAGTTTCACAACAAATAGATTAG
- a CDS encoding MFS transporter, translating to MATFFLIIIYLAFISLGLPDSLLGSAWPVMRIDLNASLGTAGILSMVIAIGTIVSSLMSGTILKRFGTGKVTLVSCIMTAVALLGFAWSPSLVWLIIAAIPLGLGAGSVDAGLNSYVATHYKAHHMSWLHCFWGVGATLGPIIMGSFISGEGLWRQGYLTVAYIQLSLVVILFVTLPLWDRVAGSNSNPNTESDQEFNHPELEQAAENTKPWKLRGVKLAMLTFLFYSAIETSMGLWGSSFLVNIKDIPASTAATWVSVFYLGITFGRMVTGFITFRMSNKKLIRYGQLIALMGTVLLVLPFPTIVSLVGFMIIGLGLAPIFPCMLHETPVRFGKKHAQSIMGFQMATAYTGTTLVPPFIGLLASNFTLGIFPAMIVIFAIVMLLCTEKLNQYSAKVNVG from the coding sequence ATGGCAACTTTTTTTCTTATTATTATTTATTTAGCATTTATTAGTTTAGGACTGCCAGATTCATTGCTTGGGTCCGCATGGCCGGTGATGAGAATTGACTTAAATGCTTCATTAGGTACTGCTGGAATCCTTTCGATGGTTATTGCAATAGGCACAATTGTCTCCAGTTTGATGAGTGGTACAATCCTTAAACGTTTTGGTACGGGGAAAGTGACCCTTGTAAGCTGTATTATGACGGCTGTAGCTTTACTTGGTTTTGCATGGTCACCTTCGTTAGTATGGCTAATTATTGCTGCGATTCCACTCGGTTTAGGTGCGGGATCTGTAGATGCCGGATTAAACAGTTATGTGGCTACGCACTATAAAGCCCATCATATGAGTTGGTTACATTGTTTCTGGGGAGTAGGCGCTACGCTCGGTCCAATTATTATGGGATCTTTTATCTCTGGTGAGGGTCTATGGCGTCAAGGGTATCTTACGGTTGCTTACATTCAATTGAGCTTAGTTGTTATTCTATTCGTTACATTGCCTTTGTGGGATAGAGTGGCTGGAAGCAACAGCAACCCGAATACTGAAAGCGATCAAGAGTTCAATCATCCGGAGCTAGAGCAAGCCGCTGAGAACACAAAACCTTGGAAATTAAGAGGGGTTAAGCTTGCGATGTTAACCTTCTTATTTTATTCTGCCATCGAAACGAGTATGGGGTTATGGGGGAGTAGCTTTCTAGTAAATATCAAAGACATCCCTGCATCCACTGCAGCGACATGGGTGTCGGTTTTTTATCTAGGGATTACCTTCGGTAGAATGGTGACAGGGTTCATTACGTTTAGAATGAGTAATAAAAAGCTAATTCGATATGGTCAACTCATTGCTTTAATGGGTACAGTGCTGCTAGTATTACCATTTCCAACTATTGTTTCACTAGTAGGATTTATGATTATCGGTCTGGGGTTAGCTCCCATTTTCCCATGTATGCTACATGAAACTCCTGTACGTTTCGGGAAAAAGCATGCCCAGTCAATTATGGGCTTTCAGATGGCAACGGCTTATACCGGTACCACTCTGGTGCCGCCTTTTATCGGCTTACTGGCCTCAAATTTTACGCTGGGTATTTTCCCTGCGATGATCGTTATTTTCGCTATCGTCATGCTCTTATGCACAGAAAAGCTTAATCAATACTCAGCTAAAGTAAATGTAGGTTGA
- a CDS encoding glycosyltransferase family 2 protein, producing the protein MWLLMVIGVGCLSGFILFRKNTLTTYYEPIQGMEKLSIIIPARNEEYNLRYLLDSLQSQTITPYEIIVVDDFSEDRTKEIAESYGVKVIANSSLPEGWTGKSWAVWNGYLQATGDIFAFLDADIRLKPNALASLLNARELSKGVISVVPFHHTEKLFEKLALIMNMLGIFTFTSIFERNNRKKGLYGSCILALRQDYEKVNGHQSIKSEVLDDLSLGEKFIAAGVPITNYIGYGLVSFRMYPKGLKSEIEGFSKGAVLSTSTISPGTIIPIALWVVGLIVSETVFIFANTSWGLPLFIGYLLYMFQLFYFIKYVGIFGIVIPVFHVVATLFFILIMLYSMYQVVFLRHVSWKGRHIQVGGHRD; encoded by the coding sequence ATGTGGTTGTTAATGGTTATAGGCGTTGGATGTCTCTCCGGTTTTATTCTGTTCAGAAAGAATACGTTGACTACTTATTACGAGCCTATTCAAGGAATGGAGAAATTGTCCATCATCATTCCTGCAAGGAATGAAGAATATAATTTGCGTTATCTGCTCGATTCGCTTCAGTCTCAAACCATCACACCCTATGAAATTATTGTGGTGGATGACTTCTCAGAGGATCGGACCAAAGAAATTGCCGAAAGCTATGGAGTTAAAGTTATTGCGAACAGCAGTCTCCCAGAAGGTTGGACAGGTAAGAGCTGGGCAGTCTGGAATGGATATTTACAGGCCACGGGTGATATTTTTGCTTTTCTGGATGCGGATATCCGATTAAAGCCTAACGCTTTGGCCTCATTATTAAACGCGAGGGAGCTATCGAAAGGTGTCATTTCGGTAGTTCCTTTTCATCATACAGAAAAGCTGTTTGAGAAACTGGCCTTAATCATGAATATGCTGGGGATCTTCACGTTCACCTCGATCTTTGAAAGGAATAACCGCAAAAAAGGGCTATACGGTTCTTGTATTTTGGCTTTAAGACAGGATTATGAGAAAGTTAATGGCCATCAAAGCATTAAATCCGAAGTGTTGGATGATTTATCTTTAGGAGAAAAGTTTATTGCGGCGGGTGTTCCGATCACCAATTATATCGGGTATGGCTTAGTATCGTTTCGCATGTATCCGAAGGGATTGAAAAGTGAAATTGAAGGCTTTAGTAAAGGAGCTGTTTTAAGCACCTCAACGATAAGTCCGGGGACAATTATTCCAATTGCGCTTTGGGTAGTCGGGCTTATCGTATCAGAAACCGTGTTTATATTTGCGAATACTTCATGGGGGCTGCCATTATTTATTGGTTATCTCCTTTATATGTTCCAGCTCTTTTATTTTATTAAATATGTAGGGATTTTTGGCATCGTCATTCCTGTATTTCATGTGGTGGCTACCCTTTTCTTTATCTTGATCATGCTCTATTCAATGTATCAGGTCGTTTTTCTGAGGCATGTAAGCTGGAAAGGAAGGCATATCCAGGTAGGAGGCCATAGGGACTAA
- a CDS encoding glycerol-3-phosphate acyltransferase — protein sequence MIILWVAGLFLSGSLMFSYWLGLARKKNLKNIGDGNPGALNLWKSSGYKFGILGIVLDFLKGYLPLLWIMGSHYSQGYLIILLALAPIVGHAFSPFLKGKGGKAIAVTFGVWSALTGFKASLALAVILAVLKLLSGWYKSRGKSPVSDGVQVVSGMLLLSVYLCISKWSAPILWVWFGNLVILAYTHRFEWSWIRKHSTRERKGT from the coding sequence ATGATCATATTGTGGGTCGCGGGTTTATTTCTGTCGGGATCTCTTATGTTTTCCTATTGGCTTGGTCTGGCGCGTAAAAAGAATTTGAAAAACATTGGCGACGGTAATCCGGGGGCTTTGAATCTATGGAAGTCGTCAGGCTATAAATTTGGCATTTTAGGAATTGTATTGGATTTTCTAAAAGGGTACCTACCTCTTCTATGGATAATGGGAAGTCATTATAGTCAGGGGTATCTTATTATTCTGTTAGCCTTAGCACCCATTGTGGGTCATGCCTTTTCTCCCTTCCTTAAAGGAAAAGGTGGGAAGGCAATTGCCGTAACCTTTGGGGTATGGAGTGCGTTGACAGGATTCAAAGCTTCTTTAGCGTTAGCAGTGATTTTAGCAGTACTGAAATTGCTAAGTGGCTGGTACAAAAGCAGAGGCAAATCTCCTGTATCGGATGGTGTGCAAGTGGTTAGCGGAATGCTGCTGCTTTCTGTCTATTTGTGCATCAGTAAATGGTCTGCGCCTATCTTGTGGGTTTGGTTTGGGAACTTAGTGATCCTAGCGTATACACACAGATTTGAATGGAGCTGGATAAGGAAACATTCAACAAGGGAACGAAAAGGAACATAA
- a CDS encoding MFS transporter has protein sequence MVSSNLSKLQRWIVLAIVSSALFMIVIDMTVLYSVLPRLTHDLAASASEKLWIVNIYPLVMAGLLLGLGTLGDRLGHKKLFVMGLAVFGIASLIAAYAPTPLVLIAARTLLAIGAAMMMPATLSIIRTTFSDERERSLAVGIWASVSSVGAGMGPLIGGLLLEHFWWGSVFLINIPIVILALILAIFLIPNLKGNRNKKWDFIGSVQIMIGLVGLVYAIKEISRREGSYTIALLSAMIGVVAIILLMLHQRKSQNPLIDFALFKDSHFTTGVATALLSCFALIGMELIVTQRLQLVLGYSPLEAGLYVVFTSIASFISGILIGSVLHRVDKVKVQWVCLLVSGVGMGTLLLFHDGNIFLQFAALMILGAGLGGAMTAASNSIMLNVPVEKAGMAASIEEVSFELGSTLSITLLGSLASFIYTASLVLPDGLAVPPIVRDSIDEALLAAENIPAAAGSTLIEAAQSAFDKSFIVVLATATVILLASAFIIRYVSKRKAPIIEH, from the coding sequence ATGGTTTCATCAAATCTATCTAAACTTCAACGCTGGATCGTGCTGGCGATTGTGTCAAGCGCATTATTTATGATTGTCATCGACATGACCGTACTGTATTCGGTTCTACCACGACTAACCCATGATCTTGCTGCATCTGCTTCAGAAAAACTATGGATCGTAAATATTTATCCACTCGTAATGGCAGGATTATTACTCGGTCTAGGAACACTAGGCGATCGTCTTGGGCATAAAAAACTTTTCGTTATGGGCCTTGCCGTCTTTGGGATCGCTTCACTGATCGCTGCCTACGCGCCGACACCTCTCGTGCTTATTGCTGCGCGTACGCTACTTGCTATTGGAGCAGCCATGATGATGCCTGCAACACTCTCCATTATTCGAACTACCTTTTCGGATGAGCGTGAGCGTTCATTGGCCGTCGGTATTTGGGCATCCGTCTCTTCTGTCGGCGCAGGAATGGGTCCACTCATTGGCGGCTTATTATTGGAGCATTTCTGGTGGGGATCGGTGTTCCTCATCAATATTCCTATAGTTATTCTCGCGCTAATCTTGGCTATCTTTCTGATCCCAAATCTTAAAGGAAATAGGAATAAAAAATGGGATTTCATTGGTTCCGTTCAAATTATGATTGGTTTAGTTGGCCTTGTTTATGCCATTAAGGAGATCAGCAGACGTGAAGGCTCTTATACTATCGCTTTGTTATCTGCCATGATTGGTGTCGTAGCTATAATCTTATTAATGCTCCATCAACGTAAGAGCCAGAATCCATTAATCGATTTCGCATTATTTAAAGACTCACACTTTACAACGGGAGTGGCCACCGCTCTATTGTCTTGTTTCGCGCTTATTGGAATGGAACTGATTGTCACCCAGCGCCTCCAACTTGTTCTTGGGTATTCACCATTAGAAGCAGGCTTGTACGTTGTATTTACTTCGATAGCCTCCTTCATCTCAGGTATACTCATCGGATCCGTGTTGCATCGTGTTGATAAGGTAAAAGTACAGTGGGTCTGTCTGTTAGTGTCTGGTGTAGGAATGGGCACCCTTCTACTCTTTCATGACGGGAATATATTCTTACAGTTTGCAGCCTTAATGATTCTTGGTGCAGGGCTTGGGGGAGCGATGACTGCCGCCTCAAATTCAATCATGCTAAATGTCCCCGTCGAAAAAGCTGGCATGGCTGCATCTATAGAGGAAGTATCGTTCGAACTCGGCAGCACCCTAAGTATTACGCTTTTGGGCAGTCTTGCGTCATTCATCTATACTGCATCATTAGTTCTCCCTGATGGATTAGCAGTTCCGCCGATTGTTCGAGACAGCATTGACGAAGCTCTTCTAGCCGCAGAAAATATACCCGCCGCAGCTGGCTCCACGCTCATTGAAGCCGCACAATCAGCTTTTGATAAGTCGTTTATAGTTGTCCTTGCTACTGCAACAGTCATTCTTTTAGCTTCTGCTTTTATAATCCGTTATGTGTCAAAGCGTAAAGCCCCAATCATAGAACACTAA
- a CDS encoding MerR family transcriptional regulator, giving the protein MSIDYDQYFTTSEFAKVCGVTKHTLFHYDDIGILKPEIVKENGYRYYSYKQFYTFDIIAVLKGTGTSLNEIKEYIKDQNTLHFLSMLKQKQLQLVEEQRKLERMQRLLQGAIDNTNRALHVNCGEPWVEECDEEYFIAVRLSKEKGEKDHVRKVYRIFDYCDEHHLEYDFPIGSIICKSSVEEGVYDPDYYCNKINDKHEGELLYIKPKGKYLIMNHKGSYESLPASYEKLKSYIAENDFLITGNAYEYELLSYLAVGDPDKYVIQIAIQI; this is encoded by the coding sequence ATGTCTATTGATTATGATCAATACTTTACAACGAGTGAGTTCGCTAAGGTCTGCGGGGTAACGAAGCATACGTTATTCCATTATGATGACATTGGTATTTTAAAACCGGAGATCGTTAAGGAAAACGGATATCGTTATTATTCCTATAAGCAGTTTTATACCTTCGATATTATTGCTGTATTGAAGGGAACAGGAACGTCGTTAAATGAGATCAAAGAATATATAAAAGATCAAAATACATTGCATTTTTTATCCATGCTTAAGCAAAAACAGCTGCAGTTGGTTGAAGAACAAAGAAAGCTAGAGCGAATGCAGAGGCTTTTACAAGGGGCTATAGATAATACAAATCGCGCGCTCCATGTTAATTGTGGAGAACCCTGGGTCGAGGAGTGTGATGAAGAGTATTTTATTGCGGTGAGACTTTCGAAGGAGAAAGGTGAGAAGGACCATGTTCGAAAAGTATATCGAATCTTCGATTATTGCGATGAACATCATCTTGAATATGACTTCCCTATAGGTTCGATTATATGTAAAAGCAGTGTGGAGGAAGGCGTCTATGACCCGGATTATTATTGTAATAAAATCAATGATAAGCATGAAGGGGAGTTACTCTATATCAAGCCAAAGGGTAAATATTTGATCATGAATCACAAGGGTTCGTACGAAAGCTTACCTGCGTCCTATGAGAAGCTAAAGTCATATATTGCTGAAAATGATTTTCTTATAACCGGAAACGCCTATGAGTATGAATTGCTTAGTTACTTAGCAGTTGGGGATCCAGATAAGTACGTTATTCAAATTGCGATCCAAATATAA
- a CDS encoding SRPBCC domain-containing protein yields MQTQGPLQDIRQTITLNAPIEKVWKAVATAEGIAAWWMPSTFEPVVGHEFILHAGQFGDSPCKVTEIDPPNRVGFNWGKDWHLAFELKEIDGKTEFTVIHSGWDPEKVTEFGQPHPIVRGFMNSGWEKIVQENLTAYIEA; encoded by the coding sequence ATGCAAACTCAAGGACCACTACAAGACATTCGTCAAACGATTACACTCAACGCGCCAATTGAAAAAGTATGGAAAGCTGTTGCCACAGCTGAAGGAATAGCTGCCTGGTGGATGCCAAGTACATTCGAGCCAGTGGTAGGTCATGAGTTTATCCTGCATGCTGGGCAATTCGGGGATTCCCCTTGTAAAGTAACTGAGATTGATCCGCCGAACCGTGTCGGTTTTAATTGGGGGAAGGATTGGCATCTTGCTTTTGAATTGAAAGAAATCGATGGAAAAACGGAGTTTACCGTGATTCATTCTGGATGGGACCCTGAAAAGGTTACTGAATTTGGTCAACCGCATCCAATTGTTCGTGGCTTTATGAACAGCGGCTGGGAGAAAATCGTCCAAGAAAATCTTACTGCTTATATAGAGGCTTAA
- a CDS encoding metalloregulator ArsR/SmtB family transcription factor encodes MPVAESGHDVFQAIADPTRRSLLKLLANKEMSIASITECYPISRTAVNKHLQVLFDAQLVSSQKVGRETRYKLQPEPLLELQDWLTFFEQYWANKLCALKEYVESDHSDE; translated from the coding sequence ATGCCTGTCGCTGAATCTGGACATGATGTATTTCAAGCCATAGCAGATCCTACCCGCCGCAGTTTGCTAAAGCTGCTTGCCAATAAGGAAATGTCCATAGCATCCATTACGGAATGCTACCCGATCAGTCGAACCGCTGTGAATAAGCATCTACAGGTTCTGTTCGATGCGCAGCTTGTTAGCAGTCAGAAAGTCGGTCGGGAGACTCGATACAAGCTTCAGCCAGAGCCTTTACTGGAGCTACAGGATTGGCTCACCTTTTTCGAACAATACTGGGCCAACAAATTATGTGCGCTCAAAGAATATGTTGAGTCAGATCATAGCGATGAGTGA
- a CDS encoding bacteriocin encodes MSEKLNQESTQPEEKLRLEELQEEVKPLSDAEMKQVSGGAGKNRAPLISTNPSDFKNGKTIFSG; translated from the coding sequence ATGTCAGAAAAGCTTAATCAAGAAAGCACTCAACCAGAAGAAAAGCTGCGTCTGGAAGAATTGCAGGAAGAAGTCAAACCTCTTAGTGACGCAGAAATGAAGCAAGTCTCTGGTGGAGCAGGAAAGAATAGAGCCCCTTTGATATCTACAAATCCAAGCGACTTCAAAAATGGAAAAACAATCTTCAGTGGATAG
- a CDS encoding ATP-binding cassette domain-containing protein: protein MVLEQKKIITPGQDEWAVEAKGLVKTFGDNRAVDGVNLNVKAGTIYGVLGPNGAGKTTVIRMLATLLRPDAGSARIFGHDVVKESQIVRQLIGVTGQYASVDESLSATENLVIFSRLLGLGRAESRQKAAELLEEFGLTEAAKRPLRNFSGGMRRRLDLAASLIAQPPLIFLDEPTTGLDPRTRSQMWDTIRRLVRTGSTVLLTTQYLEEADQLADRVAVIDRGQVVAEGTVDELKSSVGTTSLLLKVRELKDIKQARQLVEHVLHVQSNVSSLEEGQISAPMANADLVTDLLIALREAGIPLAEVSVQKPTLDEVFLTITGQGVSDDASNTSGQSTKKEAVRV from the coding sequence ATGGTACTTGAGCAGAAAAAAATAATCACACCAGGTCAAGATGAATGGGCAGTCGAAGCAAAAGGATTGGTCAAAACATTTGGTGACAATCGCGCGGTGGATGGTGTGAATTTAAACGTAAAAGCAGGTACGATCTATGGAGTTCTTGGTCCAAATGGAGCCGGGAAAACTACCGTCATTCGGATGCTGGCGACCTTACTTCGCCCTGATGCAGGTTCAGCGCGAATCTTCGGACATGATGTAGTGAAGGAATCGCAGATTGTCCGGCAATTAATTGGTGTGACAGGACAATACGCCTCAGTCGATGAGTCACTAAGTGCTACGGAAAATTTGGTCATCTTCTCGCGTTTGTTAGGACTAGGCCGCGCGGAATCACGACAAAAAGCTGCTGAACTGCTTGAAGAGTTTGGGTTGACAGAGGCGGCTAAGCGTCCATTAAGAAATTTCTCTGGTGGTATGCGTCGTCGTCTGGATCTGGCGGCAAGCCTCATTGCTCAACCCCCGTTGATCTTCTTGGATGAACCAACTACAGGGCTTGACCCGCGTACACGCTCACAGATGTGGGATACGATTCGCCGATTGGTGAGAACAGGGTCAACAGTTCTTTTAACGACGCAGTACCTTGAAGAAGCAGATCAACTAGCAGACCGGGTGGCCGTTATTGATCGTGGGCAAGTCGTCGCCGAGGGCACTGTGGATGAGCTGAAATCATCCGTGGGTACCACATCCTTACTATTGAAGGTCCGAGAACTAAAGGATATCAAGCAAGCTCGTCAGCTTGTAGAACATGTTCTGCATGTCCAATCCAATGTGTCTTCTTTGGAGGAAGGGCAGATTTCTGCACCGATGGCGAACGCGGATCTAGTGACTGACCTACTTATTGCTCTTCGCGAAGCAGGCATTCCACTCGCAGAGGTGAGTGTACAGAAACCAACACTTGATGAAGTATTCTTAACAATCACGGGTCAAGGTGTATCAGATGACGCTTCTAATACGTCTGGGCAGTCAACCAAGAAGGAGGCAGTAAGAGTATGA
- a CDS encoding ABC transporter permease — protein sequence MSTRTSAINSGTTRQLKNHTSLRQSIRNSLTMAYRGILKIRRTPEQLFDVTLQPIIFTLMFTYIFGGAISGDIASYLPVIIPGILVQTVITTSIVTGVQLREDMDKGVFDRFKSLPIARIAPLAGALLADTIRYTIATVLTFTMGYIMGLRPEGGLGHVAIAALLVIVCAWSISWIFAFFGVIARTASSVQGISMIVLFPLTFLSNAFVPVDTMPTWLQWFVKVNPISHLVSAVRELTNNGTVGWDFVISLIGAAVIVAIFAPITVRAYMRRT from the coding sequence ATGAGTACGAGAACTTCTGCAATAAACTCAGGAACTACAAGACAATTGAAAAACCATACGAGCCTCAGACAGAGCATACGAAATTCATTGACAATGGCGTATAGAGGTATACTTAAAATACGGCGTACACCTGAGCAATTGTTCGACGTTACGCTTCAGCCTATTATTTTTACTCTGATGTTCACCTATATCTTTGGTGGAGCAATCTCGGGTGACATTGCTAGCTATTTGCCTGTTATCATTCCCGGTATTCTCGTTCAGACCGTAATTACTACTTCGATCGTTACTGGAGTTCAATTACGTGAGGATATGGATAAAGGTGTGTTTGATCGATTTAAATCACTGCCAATTGCAAGGATAGCTCCGTTAGCAGGTGCTCTATTAGCAGATACGATTCGGTATACCATAGCGACTGTGCTCACTTTCACCATGGGCTATATTATGGGATTACGGCCTGAGGGAGGGCTGGGGCATGTCGCTATCGCGGCACTTCTTGTTATCGTCTGTGCTTGGTCGATTAGCTGGATCTTTGCCTTCTTTGGTGTCATTGCAAGAACAGCTTCAAGTGTACAAGGGATCTCGATGATTGTGCTGTTCCCACTCACATTCTTGTCAAACGCCTTCGTGCCTGTTGATACGATGCCTACCTGGTTACAATGGTTTGTCAAAGTCAATCCGATCTCACATTTGGTGTCCGCCGTCCGGGAGCTTACTAACAATGGAACCGTAGGTTGGGATTTCGTAATCTCTTTGATCGGAGCAGCTGTCATCGTTGCAATTTTTGCACCAATTACAGTTCGTGCTTATATGCGCAGAACATAA
- a CDS encoding SDR family NAD(P)-dependent oxidoreductase, which translates to MRNYLIVGASKGLGDAFVKGLPEPGDQVWIVSRSKPGSLDLNDGIKRIWIAVDLSQPDAAKVLSKGVQSEKIDVLVYNVGIWEKEGFEAHYTFDNDEVTDIANIINVNITSTITCIQAVLPNLRQSEAGKIILIGSTAGLDHTNNDQVSFVASKFGLRGITHALREHVRKDDIAVTCVNPGELAAEIPYEDGAEKAIAEYNGTRIPVQDIVSIVKCVVNLSRASCVKEIHIPAMTDLNA; encoded by the coding sequence ATGAGAAACTATCTAATTGTGGGGGCAAGTAAAGGTCTGGGAGATGCATTTGTGAAAGGGTTACCTGAGCCTGGCGATCAAGTTTGGATCGTTTCCAGAAGCAAGCCGGGCAGTCTAGATCTTAATGATGGCATAAAACGAATCTGGATTGCAGTAGATCTATCGCAGCCAGATGCCGCGAAAGTCTTATCTAAGGGCGTTCAATCAGAGAAGATCGATGTTCTAGTTTATAACGTGGGCATTTGGGAGAAAGAAGGTTTTGAGGCCCACTATACGTTTGACAATGATGAAGTGACTGACATTGCCAACATTATTAATGTGAATATAACATCAACAATTACCTGCATACAGGCTGTGCTACCTAATCTTCGCCAATCGGAGGCAGGAAAAATTATTCTAATTGGTTCCACTGCAGGACTGGACCATACCAATAACGACCAGGTATCATTTGTAGCTTCCAAGTTCGGTCTGCGTGGCATTACTCACGCATTACGAGAGCATGTTCGTAAGGATGATATTGCAGTTACATGTGTGAATCCGGGTGAGCTAGCAGCAGAAATTCCTTATGAGGATGGCGCGGAAAAAGCAATTGCAGAATATAACGGCACTAGAATTCCTGTTCAGGACATTGTCTCCATTGTGAAATGTGTGGTTAACCTCTCTAGAGCATCTTGTGTCAAAGAAATCCATATTCCAGCAATGACGGATTTGAATGCATAA
- a CDS encoding Wzz/FepE/Etk N-terminal domain-containing protein, whose amino-acid sequence MEFELGSILKLVKRRLLFIIVLCIVAVGIASFVSYYVLKPKYEATASILIQGDRQQKAINDIMAGQKLVTTYGEIIRSSRIAEEVVRKLELNVSPEKLLEKVKTRTSSESLVTTVIVTDSNAQRATDIANGFGEAFNGNIQAIMGVENVVFLDRAKVPSEAISPKPVFNMVVAFGLALIAGIAISILRELAEKPVRSAKNIQLDLQLPLLGTVGKLKPRKRRAKTKSNSVEGASGHEEENAKLVLPGTTEII is encoded by the coding sequence ATGGAATTCGAACTAGGCAGCATTTTGAAACTAGTGAAACGTAGGCTGCTGTTCATCATTGTATTATGTATTGTTGCGGTCGGCATTGCTAGCTTCGTAAGCTACTATGTCTTGAAACCGAAATACGAGGCGACTGCTTCAATTCTTATTCAAGGGGATAGGCAACAGAAAGCAATCAATGACATTATGGCTGGGCAAAAACTAGTAACCACTTACGGAGAAATTATCCGAAGCAGTAGAATCGCTGAAGAGGTTGTTAGAAAGTTGGAATTAAACGTGAGCCCTGAAAAACTATTAGAAAAAGTTAAGACAAGAACAAGTAGTGAATCACTCGTGACGACGGTAATTGTGACGGATTCTAATGCTCAGCGGGCAACGGATATCGCGAATGGCTTTGGAGAGGCCTTCAACGGGAACATCCAAGCGATTATGGGGGTGGAAAATGTGGTGTTTCTTGATCGAGCCAAGGTTCCTTCTGAGGCGATCTCTCCCAAGCCGGTCTTCAATATGGTCGTTGCTTTCGGATTAGCATTGATTGCTGGGATCGCAATTTCCATTCTACGGGAATTGGCGGAGAAGCCCGTGAGAAGCGCCAAGAACATTCAGTTGGATTTGCAGCTTCCTCTTCTGGGAACGGTGGGGAAATTGAAGCCACGGAAACGGCGGGCGAAGACGAAATCCAATTCAGTAGAAGGAGCTAGTGGACATGAAGAAGAAAACGCCAAGCTTGTATTGCCTGGAACAACCGAAATCATCTAA